In a single window of the Halobaculum lipolyticum genome:
- a CDS encoding cold-shock protein: MAEGKVDFFNDTGGYGFITTDDSDDDVFFHMEDVGGEDLTEGTELEFDIEDAPKGPRATNVVRN, translated from the coding sequence ATGGCAGAAGGCAAGGTTGACTTCTTCAACGACACTGGCGGCTACGGTTTCATTACGACTGACGACTCCGACGACGACGTGTTCTTCCACATGGAGGATGTTGGCGGCGAGGACCTGACCGAGGGTACCGAGCTGGAGTTCGACATCGAGGACGCCCCCAAGGGCCCCCGCGCGACGAACGTCGTCCGCAACTAA
- a CDS encoding helix-hairpin-helix domain-containing protein produces MKAICGDGLVLECTDFRATETGVVLLGGEEGDQAVGFVPTERIEVVVPDDVAEREHDRLGIPEPAIESAADLEARLDEFAGELGELRSALDSQVEDLVDEGASVDDEETDAERRERLRERRQTIDRQLRAVGQRARQFRQLSADTSEAPTVDDPPRRGGEVSHGAALARPRGPEAAPPATREPAAETSVSRLRDELDDRLGRIEDRIAALAATVEGARVEMATGPSEATDADELDDIDGLGPTYRDRLHDAGVDSLADLVDRGAADVAAVAAAPRSRAEEWVEQARDRLDTPRTAS; encoded by the coding sequence ATGAAAGCGATCTGTGGCGACGGGCTGGTGCTCGAGTGCACCGACTTCAGGGCGACCGAGACGGGCGTGGTCCTGCTCGGCGGAGAGGAGGGGGACCAGGCGGTCGGGTTCGTCCCGACCGAGCGGATCGAGGTGGTGGTGCCCGACGACGTGGCCGAACGCGAGCACGACCGGCTGGGGATCCCGGAGCCGGCGATCGAGTCGGCCGCCGATCTGGAGGCCCGCCTCGACGAGTTCGCGGGCGAACTCGGAGAGCTTCGGTCGGCCCTCGACAGCCAGGTCGAGGACCTCGTCGACGAGGGCGCGAGCGTTGACGACGAGGAGACCGACGCCGAGCGACGCGAGCGACTCCGGGAGCGTCGCCAGACGATCGACCGGCAGCTCAGGGCCGTCGGGCAGCGCGCACGACAGTTCCGCCAACTCTCGGCGGACACGAGCGAGGCGCCGACCGTCGACGACCCGCCGCGGCGGGGCGGCGAGGTCAGCCACGGCGCCGCGCTCGCGCGGCCGCGCGGTCCCGAGGCCGCCCCGCCCGCGACCCGGGAGCCGGCGGCGGAGACGTCGGTGTCGCGGCTGCGCGACGAACTGGACGACCGGCTCGGACGAATCGAGGACCGGATCGCGGCGCTGGCAGCCACCGTCGAGGGCGCCCGCGTGGAGATGGCGACCGGTCCGAGCGAGGCGACCGACGCCGACGAACTGGACGACATCGACGGGCTCGGGCCGACCTACCGCGACCGGCTCCACGACGCCGGCGTCGACTCGCTCGCGGACTTGGTGGACCGGGGCGCCGCCGACGTGGCGGCGGTTGCCGCGGCGCCGCGCAGTCGGGCCGAGGAGTGGGTCGAGCAGGCCCGGGACCGGCTCGACACGCCGCGGACGGCGAGCTGA
- a CDS encoding DUF4397 domain-containing protein — MRDKTTGRLAVALAAVLVGSVLVSGAALGSQALTPTPLQQQVQQEDGEPSTQETAYLRVLHASPDAPAVDVSLNNETVVSDLAFGEATEYVEVAGGEYNLTITTAEGGDVVFQENVSVAQRSVTTVAASGQVSEDAAEPFAPLFVNDDAFEPDEGEAAVAVAHLSPDAPAVDVTVEDSDVVVAEDLSYGVVGDYVTVPEGDYTLEIREASEDNNGTVVATVDVELDEESAYTAYAIGTLAGDNDSEPFGLALTPDATTDVTLPDDDTDVVEPETPEEDDEGNETETPEGEETETETPEGEETETETPEGDDEETETETPEGEETETPEGDDEETETETPEGDETETETPEGDDETTETETPAGDDETTETETPAGDDETTETETPAGDDEETETPAEE, encoded by the coding sequence ATGAGAGACAAGACAACAGGCAGACTCGCGGTCGCGCTGGCGGCGGTCCTCGTCGGGAGCGTCCTCGTCAGCGGGGCCGCGCTCGGCTCGCAGGCGTTGACACCGACGCCGCTCCAGCAGCAGGTCCAACAGGAGGACGGAGAGCCGTCGACACAGGAGACGGCGTATCTGCGCGTACTCCACGCATCGCCCGACGCGCCCGCCGTCGACGTGTCGCTGAACAACGAGACCGTCGTGAGCGACCTCGCGTTCGGCGAGGCAACCGAGTACGTCGAGGTCGCCGGCGGCGAGTACAACCTCACCATCACGACCGCCGAGGGCGGCGACGTGGTGTTCCAGGAGAACGTCAGCGTGGCGCAGCGGTCGGTGACGACCGTCGCCGCCAGCGGACAGGTGAGCGAGGACGCCGCCGAGCCGTTCGCGCCGCTGTTCGTCAACGACGACGCGTTCGAACCCGACGAGGGCGAGGCCGCAGTCGCGGTCGCGCACCTCTCGCCGGACGCGCCCGCCGTCGACGTCACCGTGGAGGACTCCGACGTGGTCGTCGCCGAGGACCTCTCCTACGGCGTCGTCGGCGACTACGTGACCGTGCCGGAGGGCGACTACACCCTGGAGATCCGCGAGGCCAGCGAGGACAACAACGGCACCGTCGTCGCGACGGTCGACGTCGAACTCGACGAGGAGTCGGCGTACACCGCCTACGCGATCGGGACGCTCGCCGGCGACAACGACAGCGAGCCGTTCGGTCTCGCGCTGACGCCGGACGCGACGACGGACGTGACCCTCCCCGACGACGACACCGATGTCGTCGAACCGGAGACGCCCGAGGAGGACGACGAGGGCAACGAGACGGAAACCCCCGAGGGTGAGGAGACAGAGACGGAAACCCCCGAGGGTGAGGAGACAGAGACGGAAACCCCCGAGGGCGACGACGAGGAGACCGAGACGGAGACCCCGGAGGGTGAGGAGACGGAGACCCCCGAGGGTGACGACGAGGAGACAGAGACAGAGACTCCCGAGGGTGACGAAACCGAGACGGAGACCCCCGAGGGTGACGACGAAACGACCGAAACCGAGACGCCGGCAGGCGACGACGAAACGACCGAAACCGAGACGCCGGCAGGCGACGACGAAACGACCGAAACCGAGACGCCGGCAGGCGACGACGAGGAGACGGAGACTCCCGCGGAGGAGTGA
- a CDS encoding DUF4397 domain-containing protein: MTRKVSRRQFAAVLGTAAGVGLAGCGAGANNTTNGTNGTVGTVEDVTDEETDMAGTEEEETEAETETGEPPETTDDPAAAVEEGSAVVRIAHLSPDAPNVDVSVDGATILEDVSFGTVSDYYVLEPNTYGIAVTPTGEEEAVIEQDVEFANGAFTVAAFGEVSGGNQEFSVGALEDRVEAPASDTAAVRVVHASPDAPPVSVAVAGGDTLVESVAFGEASEYAEVPAGEYTLEVAAAEGMGGTTGTPSGTEEGTGTEEATGTEEAGTGTASDGGPVATVDVALAGGTVDSAFATGYLSPEGEAADAPFEVILTVDAGESMGTGTAEGTETGTETGTEDEGTGTEEAGTGTEEAGTGTEAAGTDTEEAGTATESAG; the protein is encoded by the coding sequence ATGACTCGAAAGGTCTCACGGCGACAGTTCGCGGCAGTACTCGGGACAGCGGCGGGCGTCGGACTCGCCGGGTGTGGCGCGGGGGCGAACAACACGACGAACGGCACGAACGGCACGGTGGGGACGGTCGAGGACGTGACCGACGAGGAGACGGACATGGCCGGCACGGAAGAGGAAGAGACGGAGGCGGAGACCGAGACGGGCGAACCGCCGGAGACGACCGACGACCCGGCGGCGGCCGTCGAGGAGGGGAGCGCGGTCGTCCGGATCGCGCACCTCTCGCCGGACGCGCCGAACGTCGACGTGTCCGTCGACGGCGCGACCATCCTCGAGGACGTGTCCTTCGGCACGGTGAGCGACTACTACGTGCTGGAGCCGAACACGTACGGGATCGCGGTCACGCCGACCGGCGAGGAGGAGGCGGTGATCGAGCAGGACGTCGAGTTCGCCAACGGCGCGTTCACCGTCGCCGCCTTCGGCGAGGTGTCCGGCGGGAACCAGGAGTTCTCCGTCGGGGCGCTCGAGGACCGCGTCGAGGCGCCGGCGTCGGACACGGCGGCCGTCCGGGTCGTCCACGCCTCGCCCGACGCGCCCCCGGTGAGCGTCGCGGTCGCCGGCGGCGACACGCTCGTCGAGAGCGTCGCCTTCGGCGAGGCCAGCGAGTACGCGGAGGTCCCGGCCGGCGAGTACACCCTCGAGGTCGCCGCCGCGGAGGGGATGGGCGGGACGACCGGCACCCCGAGCGGGACGGAGGAGGGAACCGGTACCGAGGAGGCGACCGGCACCGAGGAGGCCGGAACCGGCACCGCGTCGGACGGCGGTCCCGTCGCCACGGTCGACGTGGCGCTCGCGGGCGGGACGGTCGACAGCGCCTTCGCGACGGGGTACCTCTCGCCCGAGGGCGAGGCGGCCGACGCGCCGTTCGAGGTGATCCTCACGGTCGACGCCGGGGAGTCGATGGGGACCGGCACCGCCGAGGGCACCGAGACGGGGACCGAGACCGGCACCGAAGACGAGGGGACCGGCACCGAGGAGGCCGGGACCGGTACCGAGGAAGCCGGGACGGGAACGGAGGCGGCGGGGACCGACACGGAGGAAGCCGGAACCGCCACCGAGAGCGCCGGATAG